In Xanthomonas sp. SI, the following are encoded in one genomic region:
- a CDS encoding DUF3299 domain-containing protein, protein MRRWMLPMLALALLCGCGRQTATPKAQEAPAAQPAPVADAPIEPPLGEPDADGYRELDWTAMLPPADLQAMENGGEPQVDHSGNHAMPQTGTYHTVAAVLARKVRLPGYVVPLDSDDAGRVREFLFVPYYGACIHVPPPPPNQIVHVRLDIPIDPPDMYSPFYLSGQLRAETLHGELAGTAYTMEQARLHPYEKD, encoded by the coding sequence ATGCGCCGCTGGATGCTTCCGATGCTGGCGCTCGCGCTGCTGTGCGGCTGCGGCCGTCAAACCGCCACCCCAAAGGCGCAGGAGGCACCGGCGGCGCAGCCGGCGCCGGTCGCCGACGCGCCGATCGAGCCGCCGCTGGGCGAGCCCGACGCCGACGGCTATCGCGAGCTGGACTGGACCGCGATGCTGCCGCCCGCCGACCTGCAGGCAATGGAAAACGGCGGCGAACCGCAGGTCGACCACAGCGGCAATCATGCGATGCCGCAGACCGGCACCTACCACACGGTGGCGGCGGTGCTGGCGCGCAAGGTGCGGCTGCCGGGCTACGTGGTGCCGCTGGACAGCGACGACGCCGGCCGCGTGCGCGAGTTCCTGTTCGTGCCGTATTACGGCGCCTGCATCCACGTACCACCGCCGCCGCCGAACCAGATCGTGCATGTGCGCCTGGACATCCCGATCGACCCGCCCGACATGTACAGCCCGTTCTATCTGTCCGGCCAGTTGCGTGCCGAGACCCTCCACGGCGAACTCGCCGGCACCGCCTACACGATGGAGCAGGCCCGTCTGCATCCCTATGAAAAAGATTGA